The region GACCGGGGAATCCAGAAAAAGAACTGGATGCCGGATCAAGTCCGGCATGACAGTAATTGTAAACCCATCGTTGAGACACTACACTAGGCTTTGTTGTTCTTGCGCTTTATGGGGAATTGCCTCACCTTTGCAAGCCAAGAAGAGGTAGGGGAGCATTTATGATGAACTCGGATAAAGCCAAGAGATTTGATCGCCGAGATTTCTTAAAAAAAAACAGGCACGGCCACCGTTGCTGCCGCCTTCATCATTATAGTCATTTTCAGGAACGAAATCGTGCCGTTCTTCAGGCCAGGACTCTGAAGACCATCTTGTGGGGAGTCCCCTACCAACCGCAAAGACCCCCGTACAAACAATAGCGGGAGCCCTTTATGAACTCGCACAAAGGCATATAGGGGCCCTCATCGTCTTTCCGGGTAAGGACGATCTGGAAGAAGTGATTCGGAGTGGGAAATCCTGGCATGGCTTGGTATCTAAAGAAATGATCATGAGCATATTCTGGCATGATAACCCCGTCCATTATGGCGCTCCCGTCATTCAGGGTGATCAGGTCACGCATGTGGGCCTTATCCTGCCTCTGTTATACCGAGACGACCCCCCTTCGCACTAAGGGACTCGTCACAGGGATATTGATTCTTCGTTAAAATTTCAATGTCAACGGCAAATCCAATCTACTCCGTAATCCGAGCAAGTCTCGCCACAGAATTAC is a window of Deltaproteobacteria bacterium DNA encoding:
- a CDS encoding DNA integrity scanning protein DisA nucleotide-binding domain protein, whose product is MGSPLPTAKTPVQTIAGALYELAQRHIGALIVFPGKDDLEEVIRSGKSWHGLVSKEMIMSIFWHDNPVHYGAPVIQGDQVTHVGLILPLLYRDDPPSH